GCACCAGCATCCGGGGCGGTTTGCCCAGGTTGTGGACTCGGGCGACGGTTTCTTGCCCCCGATAGCAGCCCTTGTCCAGATGGACCGCCCCCGCGCCGGGTCCACCGATCCAGCGCACCTCGTGCGGAATCGTGCGTTCGTCGGTGTCCAGGCCGAGGCGCGGGCGCACGGCCGCGACCCGATGGGCCTCGTAGGCCCATACCCCGGCCGGACGCACGCCGGCCTGCGCGAAGCGGCTTTGCCAGCCGGCCGAGTCACCCCGCGGCACCAACAGGTCGAGTTCGATTTGGCCGGCCGAAGCGGGCATCCGCCGCACAAAGCCACCGCCGGCGAGCGGAACGGCGACCAGGTCGTCGGGCAGGGCGTTAAGGCCGAGCACGTCGAGCACCGCGCCGTCGCGCAACCGGGGGCCGATCAGTGACAACACCGCCATGTCGGCCGCCGCCGGGGTGACGTCCGACCAGAACACCATCTTGCTCAGGTAACCCAGCAACGGTTCGCCGCGCCACGGTTCGGTGTCGAGGTAGGTGACGCCGCCAAGCTCGGTCTGCATCCAGTGGTCCTCGACCCGGCCCTGCCCGTCCAGGCTGAGATTCTGCGTGCTGGCCCCGTCGGCAAGTTCGCTGACGTGCTGGGTCGAGATGTTGTGCAGCCAGCTCTGCCGGTCCGCGCCGGTCAGGGTGAGCACCGCGCGGTGCGAGCGGTCCACCAGCACCGCGTCGGTTTCGGCCGCGCGCTGCTCGCTGAGTGGATCGCCGTAGTGCCAGATCGCGCCGGCGTCGGGCCCGGAATCGGGGGCGGGTACTGCCGTCATGTGCGCTGCTCCTTTCCCCCGCAAGCGGGAGGTACCCCCACATCGCTCTTTTGCTCTGCATCGTCGCTAGCGCAGGTCACACGTCAACTCTACGGATCTGGGCGCG
The Mycobacterium sp. 050128 genome window above contains:
- the ygfZ gene encoding CAF17-like 4Fe-4S cluster assembly/insertion protein YgfZ, which translates into the protein MTAVPAPDSGPDAGAIWHYGDPLSEQRAAETDAVLVDRSHRAVLTLTGADRQSWLHNISTQHVSELADGASTQNLSLDGQGRVEDHWMQTELGGVTYLDTEPWRGEPLLGYLSKMVFWSDVTPAAADMAVLSLIGPRLRDGAVLDVLGLNALPDDLVAVPLAGGGFVRRMPASAGQIELDLLVPRGDSAGWQSRFAQAGVRPAGVWAYEAHRVAAVRPRLGLDTDERTIPHEVRWIGGPGAGAVHLDKGCYRGQETVARVHNLGKPPRMLVLLHLDGSVDRPSTGDAVLAGGRAVGRLGTVVDHVDLGPIALALLKRGIPADTELATGPAGAVAAAIDADSLPASEQIGAGRLAVERLRGGTR